The DNA window ATAGCACCTAACACTGTCCAGTGCCAAGTTGTTGAAAAAGTCTTGGGAATTATTCACACTTTTGTCTTTGCGTACCAAAGGTTAAGGAGCTTAAATAGAGAGCTACTTTACCTTTGGCAGGCATTGATGATCTCTGCCTCACGAAGCCATTACATGAAGATTGGCCAACTTGGTTTTAAAAATGGAAACTTTACAAAAACCccatgttgttgttgttgatgatgatgttgatgTTAATGAAAGTAGTcaccaccagcagcagcagtCAGACGGGCAAAGAAGGTCTTCAAGCCAGTCTGGTTCTTGCAGTGAGATTGTGAAGGAGAGGGGATCTTCTGTGTCAGAGGTGGATCTGGAGCATGGGACACCAGAGATAAAGTTACATTTGGCTAAAGTTGAGAGGGACTGCAGGATTTGTCATTTGAGCTTGGATGCAGGGAGTCTGGAGGGTGGATTGCCTATTGAATTGGGTTGTTCTTGTAAGAATGATTTGGCTGCTGCTCATAAGCAATGTGCAGAGGCATGGTTCAAAATTAAGGGAAACAAGTAAGTAGATAAAGAAAGTACAAAACTGATCTTTTTGATGTGGGACTCCATATCTTCTGGTTCTTAGCATTTATCAGTTTAGATGTTGTGCTCTTAATGCCACACtacaaaaaatatagtaaaatgtAGTCCTGCAAATGATTTTTGACATGTGTAGGGAGATGCCTATTTGTTGATTCTtgggattttttagtttttttttttttcaggtaaaTAATTATGATGAAATGTTAAGGTCTTGACTTGGCATTACTAGTTTGTCAGGGGTTTCTACAACTTGTGAGTCAACTAAGCCAACGATGGGATTACTAAATGGGTGTCATATATGGGTTCAAATCTTGTTTCAGATGGTCATTTGCCTAAAGTTGGTGCTTTTGGAATCTATAGGTGGAGATACATGCTTATTGTTTTTGTGAATACACAAGCTGTGAGGGAATATTTGGTGAAAACACCAGCGAGAATAGCCGAGCTTGATGCTAGGAACATGTTAATGGGGACGTAATTTAGAATAAACATTATATAGGTTTGTGGAGAAATTATAAGAGATTATATTTAATGGATTGAGAACttatatgattgattttttttattttttcatttgaagaTAAAAAACTCTTAGAATGGCTTTAGAATTTCTAAAAGACctacaatttaaatattatatagatCGATCTCTACTTTGCTGGAATGGTCTTAGTATTTGTCTTGGTTTGGCCATGGATTGGATGAGAGTCTGTAGTTTCTATGTCAATAAATTCAGAACGACAACTGACACGGGCTTATTTTGATTGGTATTTCATCTTCTCGTTCTTTAATTTCCTAAACAAAATGGAAATTATTCTCCATGAACTCATGCCTTCGTATGAGTAATCATGTGTTCTATCGAGTGCACAGCATGTTCAACATGAGAGATCATCTATATCATGCTTCTGTATTTTCTTTGAGAATGACAGGTTAGAAGTATTAATGGACGATAACATTGCCAATAGCTATTTCCTGTCCTTATCTTGTGTTTACCATATGGAATGTATTCCTTCCTAAAATTGTATTGATTTGAGTTTAGATAGACTGTCACAGTATTCACATAAACCATGTGAACTGTGTTGGTTACAATttaaactcaattgttttggtgatatttctttaaaaaatctgATTGCAGAACCTGTGAGATTTGTGGATCAATTGCACGAAATGTTGCTGGTGCAAATGAAAATGGGTCGGCAGAGCAGTGGAACCAGGCCAGTGATGTTGCCGTGACAGCAGCACCGCCCGTGCAACCCGCAGATACACGAAACTTCTGGCAGGGCCACCGGTTCTTGAATTTCCTCCTAGCATGTATGGTCTTTGCCTTTGTTATCTCCTGGCTGTTTCACTTCAATGTACCCTCTTAATCATGTAAGGGGTATTTCTTGTCTCCTGGATTTGACGATGGAAGAGAAGGAGACGAGCATCATGGCAGGTACCATCGTGTACCAATTGTACGATCTGTTTTCCCATAAAGTTAGCGATTCCCATGTCTGCTTGCTGTCGATAGTAGTATTAGAGCTTGAACACTGTGATATGTGTTGTATTGTTGTTGATTTTCTTCACAGAATCAAGTAGAGCACCATCCAGTGTTGtgagtttgatttttctttcagcATTTATGTTACGATGCTAGTGTTCTCAGCAATCCTCTCAACTTTCTTTGCTTTCTGTCTGTCAATCCATCTTGGACTGAAGAACTTGATAGCCGCACCATTCAAGTTATGTCAGCTGTAAACAACACATCAATATCTGCTTTTTAGCATCATTTGGAGGTTTCTTGTGCCATCTCGATTTCTTGTATCTATTTATAATTAAGGGGGCGGATGATGTTAGGGCCATGGCGAGGGGGGCCCCATGGAATTACTCCATTCTTGAAAGAATTGGAAGGGTCCAATGAGGCCAATACATTTTTCATGTGGTGACTTAGTTAGATAAATTAATTGTGCGTGACAGCCTTTTTTCTACTCGATCCATCGACATATATCACCAGTCAGGGCCCCTTGGTCGGGCGTCACTCTTACTAAAAAAAGCGAGAGAAATTCGCCAAAAAAGAAGGGATTGCTGTGCTGTGTGTGTAAAAAGAAGggtataaaaaacataaaattaagggATGTATCTACCAATAGGTGTGCCAAGAGGGCTGGCAATTAGCCAAGAAGCCATGTTTGAGATGATCTCCGCATCCTGGAATGATTAAAGtagttattttgtttattttatagttttttaaaatattttgtgttttgtattattgtagtagttattttttaaagtgttttatggttgaaaatacatcaaaataatttatttattttaaaaaaaagtgcactgtaattgcataaataaatgtattttgaattgatattttttaaagtatttttaaatgatttttaatatatttttaattaaaaatatattttacaaaaacattcTTCATCACATTAATAATTGTACACTAATAGTTTGGGCCGGGTGTGTAACGCTTAATGTTGGGCCTGGATAGATTGGCCTGACGTGTTCCATTTCCGTAGCATAGGTATATGCCGTGCACGCACACACCTACTGACCTGCTTTCCGTTCTATCTCTTTCGGCTTCATGCAAGTAAACATAGGTGATAGGGctactctttttctttttctttttttgaaaataacaatattgttaaaaaaaaaaaaaaaactgtgaatacataggtttatttttatattttaatttttttttttaatttattttttttttaaaattaagatttttcgatattttcatatcattttaacgttttaatattaaaaataaattttaaaaaataaaaaaaatattttaaataaaaaatactttaaaaaatattttttttattcataagtTTTGGGCAAGCTGAGCACAGAGGTTGCTCCTTTCTTTGTCCTTATTAATACATGTAGTTCTGagtttttcccttcaaagaaaaaCGTTATCGCTTTTGCTACTTGATGATATGAT is part of the Populus alba chromosome 10, ASM523922v2, whole genome shotgun sequence genome and encodes:
- the LOC118059646 gene encoding uncharacterized protein, encoding METLQKPHVVVVDDDVDVNESSHHQQQQSDGQRRSSSQSGSCSEIVKERGSSVSEVDLEHGTPEIKLHLAKVERDCRICHLSLDAGSLEGGLPIELGCSCKNDLAAAHKQCAEAWFKIKGNKTCEICGSIARNVAGANENGSAEQWNQASDVAVTAAPPVQPADTRNFWQGHRFLNFLLACMVFAFVISWLFHFNVPS